A single window of Bombyx mori chromosome 9, ASM3026992v2 DNA harbors:
- the LOC101741654 gene encoding NAD-dependent protein deacylase: MCLSLLKTLNQRVIPCYINKVMSSRQSSDFSKFRVALKSAKEIVILSGAGISAESGIPTFRGAGGLWRKYQASALATPGAFRESPSLVWEFYHYRREVAAKAKPNAGHFAIAKFEDNHGSQKKITVITQNVDGLHARAGTKRLIELHGNLYKTRCTKCKEVLVNNDSPICEALANRGAPDSNMVGSDIPVKLLPHCKKAHCGALLRPHIVWFGESLEHDILEAAEHAMSTCDVCLVVGTSSVVYPAAMFAPQAALRGAIVAEFNIEPTPATPDFHFYFEGPCGTTLPQALAD, encoded by the exons ATGTGCCTTAGTTTATTGAAAACACTAAATCAGAGAGTCATTCCTTGTTATATTAATAAAGTCATGAGTTCAAGACAATCTAGTGATTTCTCAAAGTTCAGAGTTGCTTTAAAATCGGCAAAAGAAATAGTTATCTTATCTGGAGCCGGCATTAGTGCAGAATCTGGAATACCTACTTTTCGTGGTGCTGGAGGGCTTTGGAGGAAATATCAAGCTTCGGCCTTAGCAACACCAGGAGCTTTTAGAGAAAGTCCAAGCTTAGTATGGGAATTTTACCACTACAGAAGAGAGGTGGCAGCAAAGGCGAAGCCTAATGCG GGACATTTTGCTATTGCTAAATTCGAAGATAACCATGgatcccaaaaaaaaattacagtaattACTCAGAATGTGGATGGTTTACATGCAAGAGCAGGAACGAAAAGATTGATAGAGCTTCATGGAAATTTATACAAAACTCGATGTACAAAATGTAAGGAAGTATTGGTGAATAATGACAGCCCTATATGTGAG GCACTTGCAAATAGAGGAGCCCCAGATTCTAATATGGTGGGTTCTGATATTCCTGTGAAATTATTACCACACTGTAAAAAGGCTCATTGTGGAGCCTTGCTAAGACCCCACATTGTGTGGTTCGGTGAAAGTTTAGAACATGATATTTTAGAAGCAGCTG AACATGCAATGTCCACCTGTGATGTATGCCTAGTTGTTGGTACATCATCAGTGGTATATCCTGCGGCAATGTTTGCTCCGCAAGCAGCTTTGAGGGGTGCAATTGTAGCAGAATTTAATATAGAACCAACACCGGCCACACCTGATTTCCATTTTTACTTCGAAGGACCTTGTGGTACAACACTGCCACAAGCACTGGCTGATTag
- the LOC101741793 gene encoding ATP-dependent DNA helicase DDX11 yields the protein MEPVFQFPFNPYPIQEKFMRELYFTIENRKLGIFESPTGTGKSLSICCAALQWLKDSNKKILEELKAEIGTLKLEISQTMDSNDWLQEEYEKIKKNQMLITLQNKMDKIIQCKENFENMAKRVSKHKSNVNVKSTDNYCKSDKKKNSEPELEKENIEEQNDSEGDRDLILEEFEENAESDTYPEEVEEMDNKDEIIKVYISSRTHSQLSQFIGEIKRTIFKDVTRVVTLASRQHYCINSEVAKLKNVNLINERCLDMQKTKSKSTSFSDDGRVLKKSKLRACTACPYYNQNNITKLKERMLIEIMDMEDLVKCGKELKACPYYASRMAMDDAEVVLISHAGIVSSGARSGISLKLKDNILILDEAHGLSAALENAHSAPVTVKQLSSVKTYLQFYINKYRARLSSRNLLSLNQISFVVGKLISLVKPKETEKSKETTILTLEDFVIKAEIDHMNLRPLVEFCRSTRLAPKLHGFSMRYSQQVLEEEESKKIAVKKNSFQKFLSNIAKKKELASVEETQTETKPIVQFATETSAGSGLYAVLDFLEMLCARSENGRVLVQQGDTGLLKYLLLNPAECFTDVLAQCRSVIVAGGTMEPISEFKALLSSNGRSDSKLNIVRCEHVVPPDNILAVCLSRGPSNTVFNFSYENRMSKELLNEVGRTLRNVCSIVPGGVVCFLPSYSYEQTVYDHLKNNNIIDFISKRKSVFREPKSAADVEQVLHKYSLAVKSKEKNGALLLSVVGGKLSEGLNFSDDLGRCVMVVGMPYPNVKSPELQEKMSYLNRTAGGNAANIYYESLCMKAVNQCIGRAVRHINDYATVLLIDERYSRVQTISALPSFVQKSLISNSSFGQMIGSMAKFFSRHKEIKTN from the exons ATGGAGCCAGTATTTCAATTTCCTTTTAATCCATATCCCATTCAAGAAAAGTTCATGCGCGAGCTTTATTTTACcatagaaaatagaaaattgGGAATATTCGAAAGTCCAACTGGAAca ggTAAATCACTTAGCATATGTTGTGCAGCGCTCCAGTGGCTTAAAGATAGCAATAAGAAAATTTTAGAAGAACTAAAAGCTGAAATTGGCACTCTTAAATTGGAAATTTCACAAACTATGG ACAGTAATGATTGGCTGCAAGAAGAAtatgaaaaaattaagaaaaaccaAATGCTCATAACACTACAAAATAAAATGGATAAAATTATACAATGTAAAGAAAATTTTGAGAATATGGCAAAGCGAGTTTCAAAACATAAATCAAATGTTAACGTTAAGTCAACAGATAACTATTGTAAGAgtgataagaaaaaaaacagtgaaCCTGAATTAGAGAAAGAGAACATAGAAGAACAGAATGATAGTGAAGGTGATAGAGATTTAATTCTTGAGGAATTTGAAGAAAATGCTGAAAGTGATACTTATCCTGAGGAAGTGGAAGAAATGGACAATAAAGATGAAATCATaaag GTATACATTAGCAGCAGGACACATAGTCAGCTCTCGCAGTTTATTGGGGAAATAAAGAGAACCATTTTCAAGGATGTCACTAGAGTTGTCACTTTAGCATCGAGACAACATTACTGCATCAATTCTGAAGTCGCAAAGTTGaagaatgttaatttaataaacgAAAG GTGTCTAGATATGCAGAAAACTAAAAGTAAATCAACATCATTCAGTGACGATGGTAGAGTTCTCAAAAAGAGTAAGTTAAGGGCTTGTACTGCCTGCCCTTATTACAAtcaaaacaatataacaaaacTAAAAGAGAGAATGCTAATTGAAATTATGGACATGGAAGACTTGGTCAAATGTGGAAAAGAATTGAAGGCTTGTCCATATTATGCGTCTAGGATGGCCATGGATGATGCAGAG gtGGTACTTATAAGTCACGCGGGTATAGTAAGTTCTGGAGCCAGATCAGgaatatcattaaaattgaaGGATAACATCTTGATTCTGGATGAAGCACATGGCCTCAGTGCGGCACTGGAGAATGCTCATTCCGCCCCTGTCACTGTTAAACAGCTGTCTTCCGTGAAAACTTATCTACAATTCTACATAAACAAGTATAGAGCAAGATTGAGTAGTAGAAATTTGTTGTCTCTGAACCAGATTAGTTTTGTTGTAGGGAAGTTAATAA GCTTAGTTAAACCAAAAGAGACAGAAAAAAGCAAAGAAACGACCATACTTACTCTTGAGGATTTCGTGATAAAAGCTGAAATAGATCACATGAATTTGAGGCCCTTAGTAGAATTTTGTAGAAGCACACGTTTGGCGCCCAAATTACACGGGTTTTCCATGAGGTATAGCCAGCAAGTATTGGAGGAGGAGGAATCAAAAAAAATTGCAGTGAAAAAAAACTCATTCCAGAAATTTCTATCAAATATCGCAAAGAAGAAGGAATTGGCTAGCGTTGAAGAAACACAAACGGAAACTAAACCTATCGTCCAG TTCGCAACAGAAACGTCGGCGGGCAGCGGGCTCTATGCCGTGCTAGACTTCCTGGAAATGCTCTGCGCACGAAGCGAGAACGGACGAGTGCTGGTGCAACAAGGCGACACCGGCCTGCTCAAGTATCTGCTGCTCAATCCGGCTGAATGTTTTACTGATGTACTGGCTCAATGCAGATCT GTGATTGTGGCTGGGGGTACCATGGAGCCGATAAGTGAATTCAAAGCGCTGCTCAGCTCCAACGGAAGATCAGACTCCAAACTGAACATAGTGCGATGTGAACATGTTGTACCTCCAGACAATATATTAGCTGTGTGCTTGTCAAGAGGACCGTCTAATACTGTATTCAATTTCTCCTATGAAAATCGAATGTCCAAGGAATTG CTAAATGAAGTAGGTCGTACATTAAGAAACGTCTGCAGCATCGTGCCGGGCGGTGTGGTATGCTTCCTACCTTCATATTCCTATGAACAAACTGTCTACGATcatttgaaaaacaataatattattgattttataagCAAAAGGAAGAGCGTATTCCGTGAACCAAAATCTGCAGCTGATGTTGAACAA gtACTTCACAAATATTCATTAGCTGTAAAAAGTAAGGAAAAAAATGGAGCTTTATTACTGAGCGTCGTAGGTGGTAAGCTTAGCGAAGGCTTGAATTTTAG CGACGATCTGGGGCGATGTGTAATGGTTGTGGGAATGCCGTATCCTAATGTGAAGTCGCCAGAGCTGCAGGAGAAAATGTCCTATTTGAATAGAACTGCAGGTGGTAATGCTGCTAACATTTACTATGAAAGTTTGTGTATGAAGGCAGTCAACCAATGTATag GTAGGGCTGTTCGGCATATTAATGACTATGCAACTGTGCTGTTAATAGATGAAAGATATTCGAGAGTCCAAACGATATCAGCTTTACCTTCATTTGTACAG AAATCGTTAATATCAAACTCCAGTTTTGGTCAAATGATCGGAAGCATGGCAAAGTTCTTTTCAAGGCACaaggaaataaaaacaaattga
- the LOC101741513 gene encoding dynactin subunit 6, with amino-acid sequence MAHNIKILPGATVCEDCTLEGDITIGGGTVIHPRVSIIAEGGPIIIAEYCIIEEYSTIIHKKSDKQENPPKPLFIGAHNVFEVACKLESIYGHVGESNVFECRSFVGEEVKVGSGCVIGAACTLTAPQILADNTVIWGSEHHVREALEKQPSQLLQLDFLSKVMPNYHRLRKPNVHKRQPSRQSQEPSPKP; translated from the exons ATGGCTCACAA CATTAAAATTCTACCCGGAGCAACTGTCTGCGAAGACTGTACCTTAGAGGGTGATATAACCATAGGAGGAGGTACAGTTATTCATCCGAGAGTCAGCATTATAGCTGAAGGCGGACCTATTATAATTGCTGAATACTGTATTATTGAAGAATATTCTACTATAATACATAA aaagAGTGATAAACAGGAGAATCCCCCAAAGCCATTGTTTATAGGTGCACACAATGTTTTTGAAGTTGCTTGCAAACTGGAGTCTATCTATGGTCACGTCGGTGAAAGTAATGTTTTTGAATGCAGATCTTTTGTTGGAGAAGAAGTCAAAGTTGGCAGTGGTTGTGTAATAG GAGCAGCCTGTACATTAACAGCTCCCCAGATATTAGCAGACAATACAGTGATCTGGGGCTCAGAGCATCATGTTAGAGAAGCTTTAGAGAAACAGCCCTCTCAGTTATTGCAGCTTGATTTCTTAAGCAAAGTGATGCCTAATTATCATAGACTGCGAAAACCAAATGTTCACAAAAGACAACCATCAAGACAGTCTCAAGAACCTTCTCCAAAACCTTAG